One Dokdonia sp. Dokd-P16 genomic window carries:
- a CDS encoding response regulator, translating into MIDTPLRILIVEDLVSDAFLVQKQIKRFCNNVEISISDKELSLAVALKQFLPDIVVSDFNLEGFTGFDVIKQVKEFNSEIPVIIITGNLNNEEKAAELILQGASGFFLKENLQNLQQKLQPLFEKFISEKQELITRLERQREKDARERELTDYLRHHDFEAYEHKEAIESLKDKVLKFLSIK; encoded by the coding sequence ATGATTGATACTCCACTACGCATACTTATTGTAGAAGACCTAGTATCTGATGCTTTTCTCGTACAAAAACAGATAAAACGCTTTTGTAACAATGTTGAAATTAGCATTTCAGACAAAGAGCTTTCACTTGCTGTGGCTCTTAAGCAGTTCTTACCAGATATCGTGGTAAGCGACTTTAATCTTGAAGGATTTACTGGGTTTGACGTAATTAAACAAGTCAAAGAATTTAATAGTGAGATCCCTGTTATTATTATTACTGGAAACCTTAATAATGAAGAGAAAGCAGCAGAGCTCATCTTACAAGGGGCTTCTGGATTTTTCTTGAAAGAAAACCTTCAAAATTTACAACAAAAACTACAACCACTTTTTGAAAAATTCATTTCAGAAAAGCAAGAGCTTATCACTCGTTTAGAGAGACAACGTGAAAAAGATGCTAGGGAGCGAGAGCTTACAGATTACTTACGTCATCATGACTTTGAAGCTTATGAACACAAAGAAGCAATAGAATCTCTGAAGGACAAAGTGCTCAAATTTTTATCCATAAAATAA
- a CDS encoding AraC family transcriptional regulator: MRVLPFKIPKPSNAAILFQVDQGVLYNALHHHEEIQISYIKKGTGTLVAGDTVHSFSAGEVIVLGSFQPHVFNSDTADCLMYSVFFSTASFGDIFLQLEEGKGIADFNAFAKAGFKTSITPEIASLFQHINTAQGMHRLGHFIDLITVLKIKKNISLSTFIYERHISEKDGKRMSAIFDFTLANYRQEVHLNDLASLTSLTPHSFCKYFKQRTNKSYFSFLTEVRIAHACSLLEAQREIPIADVADRCGYKTLSHFNKNFKKLMKITPSVYRDKDRT, from the coding sequence ATGCGTGTACTCCCTTTTAAAATTCCGAAGCCCAGCAATGCTGCTATTTTATTTCAAGTAGATCAAGGTGTATTATACAATGCACTCCATCATCATGAGGAAATCCAAATAAGCTACATTAAGAAAGGAACGGGAACTCTAGTGGCAGGAGATACTGTTCATTCATTTTCGGCTGGAGAGGTAATTGTTTTAGGCAGCTTTCAGCCCCATGTATTTAATAGTGACACCGCAGATTGCTTGATGTATTCTGTATTCTTTAGTACAGCATCTTTTGGCGATATATTTTTACAATTAGAAGAAGGAAAAGGTATTGCGGATTTTAATGCTTTTGCGAAAGCGGGATTTAAAACATCTATAACTCCTGAAATTGCATCTTTGTTCCAGCATATAAACACGGCTCAAGGAATGCATAGATTAGGGCATTTTATAGACCTAATTACTGTCTTGAAAATCAAGAAAAACATATCGCTTTCAACGTTTATTTATGAACGCCACATTTCTGAAAAAGATGGAAAACGCATGAGCGCAATCTTTGACTTTACACTAGCAAATTACAGACAAGAGGTGCATTTAAATGATCTTGCATCCTTAACATCTTTGACGCCTCATAGCTTTTGCAAGTACTTTAAACAGCGCACAAACAAGTCATATTTTAGTTTTCTTACTGAAGTTCGCATTGCACATGCCTGCTCCTTACTAGAAGCTCAACGAGAAATTCCTATAGCAGATGTTGCAGATCGCTGTGGTTATAAGACTTTATCGCATTTTAATAAAAACTTTAAGAAATTGATGAAAATCACTCCAAGCGTCTATAGAGACAAGGATAGAACGTAA
- a CDS encoding dihydrodipicolinate synthase family protein, which translates to MSIEWRGVMPAVTTKFTKKDELDLDMFAVNIKAQLDAGVHGIVLGGTLGEASTLEDHEKRTLTTETVKLVNGSVPVMINIAEQSTKGAIAAAQKAEEDGASGLMMLPPMRYNAGDAEVVTYFQDVASSTSLPIMIYNNPVDYKIEVTLNMFETLLKHDNIQAVKESTRDISNVTRIKNNFGDRLKIMTGVDTLALESLLMGADGWVAGLVCAFPAETVAIYELQKAGRIKEAIEIYRWFLPLLELDINPKLVQNIKLAEVHTGIGTEDVRKPRLPLSGDEREHVLQVIKSGLASRPSLPNYRNL; encoded by the coding sequence ATGAGTATAGAATGGAGAGGTGTCATGCCTGCGGTAACGACAAAATTTACAAAAAAAGACGAGCTGGATCTTGACATGTTTGCTGTAAACATCAAAGCCCAACTTGACGCGGGAGTGCACGGTATTGTACTAGGAGGCACACTAGGGGAGGCGAGTACTCTAGAAGATCATGAAAAGCGCACACTTACTACGGAGACGGTAAAACTTGTAAATGGTAGCGTACCGGTCATGATAAATATTGCGGAGCAATCTACAAAAGGAGCCATTGCTGCCGCACAGAAAGCTGAGGAAGATGGAGCAAGTGGCCTTATGATGCTTCCTCCTATGAGATATAATGCAGGAGATGCCGAAGTGGTTACTTATTTTCAAGATGTTGCAAGTAGTACCAGCTTACCTATCATGATTTATAATAATCCTGTAGATTATAAAATAGAGGTCACTCTTAACATGTTTGAGACCTTGCTAAAACATGATAATATTCAAGCTGTAAAAGAAAGTACTCGCGATATTTCTAATGTAACACGCATTAAAAATAACTTTGGAGATAGGCTTAAAATAATGACTGGCGTTGATACACTAGCGCTAGAGTCATTGTTGATGGGAGCAGATGGCTGGGTCGCAGGTTTAGTATGTGCTTTTCCAGCAGAGACTGTAGCAATATACGAGCTGCAAAAGGCTGGTAGAATTAAAGAAGCAATTGAGATTTATCGCTGGTTCTTACCACTACTAGAATTAGATATAAATCCTAAACTGGTACAAAACATAAAACTTGCAGAAGTCCATACTGGTATAGGGACAGAAGATGTGCGTAAACCTAGACTGCCACTTTCTGGAGATGAGAGAGAACATGTCTTGCAAGTAATAAAAAGTGGACTGGCTAGTAGACCTTCCTTACCTAATTATAGAAATTTATAA
- a CDS encoding aldehyde dehydrogenase (NADP(+)): protein MITGKNQIGFTQTATGNVTYKTINPLLNKENPTVFYEATQQEINTACALAHKAFHSYSQIKGSKRASFLSAIADEVEALGASLTDMYMQESGLPEGRAQGELGRTLGQLRMFAELVSQDKWRNSTGAGNASGLKKALIAIGPVVVFGASNFPLAFSTAGGDTASALAVGCPVIVKSHPMHSGTGEMVATAIIKAAQKTGMPEGVFSNLNSAGIEVGEELVKNTAIKAVGFTGSHTGGRALYNLAAQRDTPIPVFAEMGSINPVIITQEALSNRGSQIAETYAGSITQGVGQFCTNPGLIITVASDEAQAFVNDLANNLSKVEEGCMLHPRIQSGFTSGEKEMAKVPEVTFVMSTDSSKENHAAPTLAVVKGVDFINNSQLHKEVFGPFSMVVLAKDEAELLKIIENLEGQLTATLIAQDEEVATLQGITLALQDKVGRIIYNGVPTGVAVEDGMTHGGPYPASTDSRFTAVGNHSILRWVRPFSFQDFPSTLLPDYLK from the coding sequence ATGATTACAGGAAAAAATCAAATAGGTTTTACACAGACCGCTACGGGTAACGTGACTTATAAAACTATAAATCCTCTACTAAATAAGGAAAATCCAACCGTATTTTACGAGGCTACTCAACAAGAAATAAATACTGCTTGTGCGCTTGCTCACAAAGCCTTTCACTCCTACAGTCAAATAAAGGGAAGTAAACGCGCAAGCTTTTTAAGTGCTATTGCAGATGAGGTAGAGGCTTTAGGCGCTAGTCTTACAGATATGTATATGCAAGAAAGTGGCCTTCCAGAAGGTAGAGCACAAGGGGAACTAGGTCGAACATTAGGGCAGCTTAGAATGTTTGCAGAGTTAGTGTCACAAGACAAATGGCGCAATTCTACAGGGGCAGGAAATGCAAGCGGACTTAAAAAAGCATTGATTGCTATAGGGCCTGTAGTTGTTTTTGGGGCAAGTAATTTTCCGCTGGCTTTTTCTACGGCTGGTGGTGATACCGCTAGTGCTCTTGCAGTCGGTTGTCCTGTTATTGTAAAGTCACATCCTATGCATTCTGGTACGGGAGAGATGGTGGCTACTGCTATTATTAAAGCTGCACAAAAAACAGGAATGCCAGAAGGTGTTTTTTCTAATCTTAATAGTGCGGGTATTGAAGTAGGAGAGGAACTCGTGAAAAATACTGCAATAAAAGCCGTTGGATTTACGGGTAGTCATACTGGTGGTCGTGCACTGTACAATCTCGCGGCACAAAGAGATACTCCTATTCCAGTTTTTGCAGAGATGGGAAGTATTAATCCAGTGATTATAACGCAGGAGGCTTTAAGTAATAGAGGCTCTCAAATAGCCGAAACATATGCAGGTTCTATCACTCAAGGTGTAGGACAGTTTTGTACAAATCCAGGACTTATTATTACCGTTGCTAGTGATGAAGCTCAAGCTTTTGTAAATGATCTAGCAAATAATCTGAGCAAGGTAGAGGAAGGATGCATGTTGCATCCACGTATACAATCTGGATTTACTAGCGGAGAGAAAGAAATGGCAAAAGTACCTGAAGTCACTTTTGTGATGAGTACAGATAGCAGTAAAGAAAATCATGCAGCTCCCACACTGGCGGTTGTAAAAGGTGTAGATTTTATCAACAATTCTCAGCTGCACAAAGAAGTTTTTGGTCCTTTTTCTATGGTTGTGCTTGCAAAAGATGAAGCCGAGTTATTAAAGATTATAGAAAATCTAGAAGGGCAGCTTACGGCTACTCTTATTGCTCAAGATGAAGAGGTTGCCACATTACAAGGTATTACACTAGCTTTACAAGACAAGGTAGGTCGCATCATTTACAACGGAGTTCCCACAGGAGTTGCGGTAGAAGATGGTATGACACACGGAGGACCATATCCAGCAAGTACAGATAGTCGCTTTACGGCGGTAGGAAATCATAGTATTTTGCGTTGGGTAAGGCCTTTTAGTTTCCAAGACTTTCCTTCGACGTTGTTGCCAGATTATCTAAAATAG
- a CDS encoding DUF885 domain-containing protein has protein sequence MKHIIILLVFCISMNVCAQNSSAQLAKIIEDSQEFKWQDDLADEHPMGVFSKERFEKESAFAKAQLKKLQAISPSTLSETELISLELLKFKLQETVDYYEYESYLNPLLSDSGFHSSWNYMVRPISTYKQAVLYLNKLKALPEVVDQYLPLLREGVAKGVSQPRVIFNGYESTYDSQIVANYKDSFYYEPFLNLPSSISGSQRDSILVAARSVIEQQVIPSFKRVKIFFETEYLPKTRTTLGVSETPNGKVYYQNRINYYTTLDITADEVYNKGLAEVARIKAEMQKIIKEVNFEGSFADFLQFLRTDKQFYTTSPEQLLMIARDMAKRADAQLPRFFKTLPRKPYGVAPVPDAIAPKYTTGRYVGSAKGSTNPGYYWVNTYDLPSRPVYVLPSLTVHEAVPGHHLQGSLNQELGDSIPTFRKNMYVNAYGEGWGLYCEYLAAEMGMYTTPYERFGQLTYEMWRACRLVVDTGLHAKGWTREQVVNYMSENTALSIHEINTETDRYISWPGQALAYKMGELKIRELRTLAEKELGTKFDIREFHEIILEQGTVTLAILDRRVKHWIEKNS, from the coding sequence ATGAAGCATATAATTATACTGCTCGTTTTCTGTATTTCAATGAATGTTTGCGCTCAGAATTCTTCGGCGCAGCTTGCAAAAATTATAGAAGATAGTCAGGAGTTCAAGTGGCAAGATGATTTGGCAGATGAGCATCCTATGGGTGTTTTTTCAAAAGAACGGTTTGAAAAGGAGTCCGCTTTCGCGAAAGCGCAACTTAAAAAACTACAGGCTATATCACCATCAACGTTGTCTGAAACGGAGCTCATATCTCTAGAATTACTCAAGTTCAAGCTCCAAGAAACGGTAGATTACTATGAATACGAAAGCTATTTAAATCCGCTATTGTCAGATTCGGGTTTTCATAGTAGTTGGAATTATATGGTGCGTCCCATAAGTACGTATAAGCAAGCGGTTTTATACCTCAATAAGCTGAAAGCGTTACCAGAAGTAGTAGATCAATACTTGCCATTGTTGAGAGAAGGAGTTGCAAAAGGTGTCTCACAGCCGCGTGTAATTTTTAATGGATATGAGAGTACGTATGATTCACAAATTGTAGCCAATTATAAAGATAGCTTCTATTATGAACCATTCTTAAACTTACCAAGTTCAATCTCAGGCTCGCAAAGAGATTCGATATTGGTAGCCGCTAGAAGCGTCATTGAGCAGCAAGTGATTCCATCTTTTAAGCGTGTAAAAATATTCTTTGAAACAGAATACCTCCCAAAAACGCGCACGACACTTGGAGTTTCAGAAACACCAAATGGAAAAGTATATTATCAAAATAGAATAAACTATTACACGACCCTAGATATCACTGCAGATGAGGTGTATAACAAAGGACTCGCTGAAGTTGCCCGCATTAAAGCCGAAATGCAGAAAATTATTAAGGAAGTAAATTTCGAAGGATCTTTTGCAGATTTCTTGCAGTTTCTGCGCACAGATAAACAGTTTTATACCACTTCTCCAGAGCAACTGCTTATGATTGCTCGTGATATGGCAAAAAGAGCAGATGCACAATTACCACGGTTTTTTAAAACCTTACCTCGCAAACCCTATGGAGTGGCGCCAGTACCAGACGCAATTGCTCCTAAATACACTACAGGACGATATGTAGGTAGTGCAAAGGGTAGTACTAATCCAGGTTATTACTGGGTAAATACTTATGATTTGCCTAGTAGACCAGTATATGTATTGCCATCACTTACAGTTCATGAAGCTGTTCCTGGGCATCACTTGCAAGGATCGCTCAATCAAGAGCTGGGCGATAGTATTCCAACATTTAGAAAAAACATGTATGTAAATGCATACGGTGAGGGATGGGGATTGTATTGCGAATACCTCGCTGCCGAAATGGGAATGTATACAACACCGTACGAACGTTTTGGTCAACTCACTTATGAAATGTGGCGTGCTTGCAGACTTGTAGTAGATACTGGATTACACGCAAAAGGCTGGACAAGGGAGCAAGTGGTAAATTATATGTCTGAAAACACAGCGCTTTCCATACATGAAATTAATACGGAGACAGATAGGTATATCTCATGGCCAGGACAAGCGCTTGCTTATAAAATGGGCGAACTCAAAATAAGAGAACTGAGAACGCTAGCAGAAAAAGAGCTAGGTACTAAGTTTGACATTAGGGAATTCCATGAGATCATCCTAGAGCAAGGAACGGTAACACTCGCTATACTTGATAGACGAGTTAAGCATTGGATTGAGAAAAATAGTTAA
- a CDS encoding 4-hydroxyproline epimerase, which translates to MKHTFTCIDAHTCGNPVRLVAHGGPDLKGATMSEKRQHFLKEYDWIRKGLMFEPRGHDMMSGSILFPPHDPENDFSILFIETSGCLPMCGHGTIGTITIAIEEGIITPRVPGIIKMEAPAGLVEIEYQQTGDKVDWVRLTNVASFLAAENLTVDCPGLGEISFDVAYGGNYYAIVDPQENFTGVHEFTAGQIIQMSQVVRERINEKYPNQFVHPENDTIRDVTHMLWTGNPMDATSDGRNAVFYGDKAIDRSPCGTGTSARLAQLYAKGKLQVGEPFVHESFIGSKFIGRVTKETMIGDQKAIVPSIQGWARIYGHNTITIDEEDPYALGFSVI; encoded by the coding sequence ATGAAACACACCTTCACTTGTATAGACGCACACACCTGCGGAAATCCGGTAAGACTCGTTGCTCATGGTGGTCCAGATCTCAAGGGGGCAACTATGAGCGAGAAGCGACAGCATTTTCTTAAAGAGTATGACTGGATACGCAAAGGATTGATGTTTGAACCACGCGGTCACGATATGATGAGCGGGAGCATCTTATTCCCTCCGCATGATCCTGAAAATGATTTCTCTATTCTTTTTATAGAGACTTCAGGGTGCTTGCCTATGTGTGGTCACGGAACTATCGGGACGATAACAATTGCAATAGAAGAAGGGATCATCACACCTAGAGTGCCTGGTATTATTAAAATGGAAGCCCCAGCAGGATTAGTTGAAATTGAATACCAACAAACGGGTGATAAAGTAGATTGGGTGCGTCTCACTAATGTAGCCTCTTTTCTGGCTGCCGAAAATCTAACCGTCGATTGCCCAGGTCTCGGCGAGATCTCGTTTGATGTAGCTTATGGTGGCAATTACTACGCAATTGTAGATCCACAAGAGAATTTTACTGGCGTACACGAGTTTACGGCTGGTCAGATTATACAAATGAGTCAGGTAGTGCGTGAGCGTATTAATGAGAAATATCCTAATCAATTTGTCCATCCAGAAAATGATACCATAAGAGATGTAACTCACATGTTATGGACGGGAAATCCTATGGATGCAACATCAGATGGGCGCAATGCTGTTTTTTATGGAGATAAAGCCATAGATCGCAGCCCTTGTGGTACGGGAACTTCGGCTCGTCTCGCACAATTGTATGCAAAAGGGAAATTACAAGTAGGAGAGCCCTTTGTGCACGAGAGTTTTATAGGCTCAAAATTTATAGGTCGTGTAACAAAAGAAACAATGATAGGTGATCAAAAAGCCATTGTACCTAGCATACAAGGATGGGCAAGAATATATGGACATAATACCATTACCATAGACGAGGAAGATCCCTATGCTTTAGGGTTTTCTGTAATATAG
- a CDS encoding NAD(P)/FAD-dependent oxidoreductase: MAKDVIIIGGGIIGLSCAYFLQKSGHHVTVIDQSKMDGGASYVNAGYMSPSHLVPLAAPGVMRQGIKWMFNKKSPLYIKPRLDADFLKWSLAFNRSCTQKHVNSAVPVMKEIAVLGRDLYHQIKQEEGFSFHLEKKGLLMLCQTEETLQHEDELVQIAIKEGLSARTITAQDVKGMMPDATLDIVGASYFECDHHSTPGEFMAEMKAHLLSKGVVIRQEEKVIDVTINKGKITSVKTDKEEFKADEVVLAAGSWTSTLSRKLNISLLLQAGKGYRIQTTKETGITYPSILSEAKVAITPMNGFTRFAGTMEIAGINHRINKARVDSIADGVNKYFPEVHITAEEKAVAACGLRPVSADGMPYIGKSSKCKNLTIATGHAMMGWTLGPSTGKLVQEIVDEVTPSMDMAMFHPDRTF; this comes from the coding sequence ATGGCAAAAGATGTTATCATCATAGGTGGAGGGATTATAGGATTAAGTTGTGCATACTTTCTACAAAAGTCTGGGCATCATGTCACGGTAATAGATCAATCTAAAATGGATGGCGGCGCGAGTTATGTAAATGCTGGATATATGTCTCCTAGTCATCTCGTACCACTGGCAGCTCCCGGAGTCATGAGGCAAGGAATAAAGTGGATGTTTAATAAAAAGAGTCCGCTGTATATTAAGCCGCGTCTTGATGCAGATTTTTTAAAATGGTCGCTAGCTTTTAATAGGTCGTGTACTCAGAAACATGTAAATAGCGCTGTTCCCGTAATGAAAGAAATTGCGGTGCTGGGGCGTGATTTATATCATCAGATCAAGCAAGAAGAAGGATTTTCTTTTCACTTAGAAAAAAAAGGACTGCTTATGCTTTGCCAGACAGAAGAAACACTTCAGCACGAGGACGAACTTGTGCAAATTGCAATAAAAGAAGGATTAAGCGCAAGAACCATTACTGCTCAGGATGTTAAAGGGATGATGCCAGATGCTACGCTTGATATCGTGGGCGCCTCGTATTTTGAGTGTGATCATCACAGTACTCCTGGCGAATTTATGGCAGAAATGAAAGCACATCTTTTATCAAAAGGTGTTGTCATTCGGCAAGAGGAGAAGGTGATTGATGTAACAATTAATAAGGGTAAAATAACCAGTGTAAAAACAGATAAGGAAGAGTTTAAGGCGGATGAAGTTGTACTAGCCGCTGGAAGTTGGACAAGTACGCTTTCGCGAAAGCTAAACATCAGCTTACTACTTCAGGCAGGAAAAGGTTATCGCATCCAGACCACCAAAGAGACAGGAATCACCTACCCATCTATACTTTCAGAAGCAAAAGTTGCAATAACTCCAATGAATGGATTTACACGTTTTGCAGGAACGATGGAAATTGCTGGAATCAATCACAGAATTAATAAGGCTCGAGTAGACTCTATTGCAGATGGTGTCAATAAGTATTTTCCAGAAGTGCATATTACAGCAGAAGAAAAAGCTGTTGCTGCTTGTGGCTTGCGACCAGTATCTGCAGATGGAATGCCATATATAGGTAAAAGTTCAAAATGCAAAAACCTCACTATCGCAACGGGTCATGCAATGATGGGGTGGACGTTAGGGCCTAGTACGGGTAAACTAGTGCAAGAAATTGTAGATGAGGTAACACCTAGTATGGATATGGCTATGTTTCATCCAGATAGAACGTTTTAA
- a CDS encoding RimK family alpha-L-glutamate ligase produces MTDITILTCQKYFKPAVISAYEQNILDERKLIIKALEDKGLNVHCTTWDDPDYDFSQTRAIVFRTIWDYFERYEEFSVWLEIAKTKTQLINSYDLIQWNIDKHYLVDLEKKGVRIVPTAYVDKGSYRSIEEVCLERDWQDVVIKPAIAGGAFHTHKVMEFERADNEELFENLVTERDMLVQPFIATIATKGEASLMVFNGRFTHAILKKAKKGDYRVQDDWGGSVHPYEPTQEEITFAEKCFSACSSMPAYGRADILWDTDGTLLLGELEIIEPELWIRNYPESSARFAEGIISAMK; encoded by the coding sequence ATGACAGATATCACAATCCTCACTTGCCAAAAATATTTTAAGCCAGCAGTTATTTCGGCTTACGAGCAAAACATACTGGATGAGCGTAAGCTGATTATCAAAGCTCTTGAAGATAAGGGACTCAACGTGCATTGCACAACTTGGGATGATCCAGATTACGACTTTTCACAAACACGGGCTATCGTTTTTAGAACCATTTGGGATTATTTTGAGAGGTACGAAGAGTTTTCTGTCTGGCTAGAAATTGCTAAAACTAAAACTCAACTTATAAACTCTTATGACTTAATACAGTGGAATATTGATAAACACTATCTCGTAGATCTTGAAAAAAAAGGAGTTCGTATTGTTCCTACAGCTTATGTTGATAAAGGTTCATACCGTTCTATCGAGGAGGTTTGTTTAGAAAGAGACTGGCAAGATGTAGTCATAAAACCCGCTATAGCTGGAGGAGCTTTTCATACACATAAAGTGATGGAGTTTGAGCGTGCAGACAATGAAGAGCTCTTTGAAAATCTAGTTACAGAGCGGGATATGCTTGTGCAACCTTTTATAGCAACGATTGCTACTAAGGGTGAAGCCTCATTGATGGTTTTTAATGGTCGCTTTACGCACGCTATTCTTAAAAAAGCAAAGAAAGGTGATTATCGAGTGCAAGATGACTGGGGCGGAAGTGTTCATCCATATGAACCCACACAAGAAGAAATTACCTTTGCCGAAAAATGTTTTAGTGCTTGCTCATCAATGCCAGCGTATGGTCGAGCAGATATACTCTGGGATACAGATGGAACTCTTCTTCTGGGAGAATTAGAAATTATTGAGCCAGAATTGTGGATACGTAATTATCCAGAAAGCTCTGCAAGATTTGCAGAGGGTATAATTTCTGCTATGAAGTAG
- a CDS encoding homogentisate 1,2-dioxygenase, giving the protein MPFYHKLGDIPHKRHTQFRKPDGSLYSEQLFGTIGFDGMSTNSYHVHRPTQVKEIRKQYSVKPEIAKENNMQSYRFRGFQIKPEKDYLESRKAVLTNSDCTIILAAPQERTQDYFYKNTDADELIFVHKGTGKLRTHLGNLDFKYGDYLLIPRGVIYKMDFDTEDNRLFIVESRRPIYTPKRYRNYFGQLLEHSPFCERDLRQPYELETNDEKGEFLIKVKKQDDIFEMVYASHPFDVVGYDGYNYPYAFSIHDFEPITGRIHQPPPVHQTFETDAFVICSFVPRKYDYHPLSIPAPYNHSNIDSDEVLYYVDGDFMSRTDVEAGHISLHPAGIPHGPHPGTAEKSIGKEGTEELAVMVDTFKPLMVCKDAMAIADESYYQSWLDH; this is encoded by the coding sequence ATGCCTTTTTATCATAAGTTGGGAGATATCCCTCATAAGCGTCACACTCAGTTTCGTAAACCAGATGGCTCCTTATATTCCGAACAATTGTTTGGAACCATAGGTTTTGACGGGATGAGTACAAATAGTTATCACGTACATAGACCTACGCAAGTAAAGGAAATACGTAAGCAATACTCTGTAAAACCAGAGATTGCAAAGGAGAATAACATGCAATCGTATCGTTTTCGTGGTTTTCAAATAAAGCCAGAAAAGGATTATCTAGAAAGCAGGAAAGCCGTGCTCACTAATAGCGACTGTACGATCATACTTGCCGCTCCTCAAGAACGCACACAAGATTATTTTTATAAAAACACAGATGCAGATGAGCTTATTTTTGTTCATAAAGGCACTGGAAAACTGCGCACACACTTAGGGAATCTTGATTTTAAATATGGAGATTACTTACTCATTCCTAGAGGAGTTATCTACAAGATGGATTTTGATACGGAAGATAATAGACTCTTTATAGTCGAGTCACGCAGACCTATTTATACACCTAAGCGTTACCGTAATTATTTTGGTCAGTTACTAGAGCATTCTCCATTTTGTGAGCGTGACTTAAGACAGCCTTACGAGTTAGAAACTAACGATGAGAAAGGGGAGTTTTTAATCAAGGTAAAAAAGCAAGACGATATTTTTGAGATGGTATATGCTTCACACCCATTTGATGTGGTAGGATATGATGGATATAATTATCCATACGCCTTCTCAATTCATGATTTTGAACCTATAACAGGTCGCATCCACCAGCCGCCACCAGTACACCAGACATTTGAGACAGATGCCTTTGTAATCTGTAGTTTTGTGCCTAGAAAGTACGACTATCATCCGCTCAGTATTCCAGCGCCATACAATCATAGTAATATAGATAGTGATGAGGTATTGTATTATGTAGATGGTGATTTTATGAGCCGTACAGATGTAGAGGCGGGACATATTTCTTTACACCCAGCAGGGATTCCACACGGTCCGCACCCAGGAACTGCTGAGAAAAGTATAGGGAAAGAGGGAACAGAAGAGCTTGCAGTGATGGTAGATACTTTTAAACCACTTATGGTTTGCAAAGATGCTATGGCAATTGCAGATGAAAGCTATTATCAAAGCTGGCTAGACCACTAA
- a CDS encoding CCC motif membrane protein: MQNKLPADPSALILGIVGLVIGIAGCCCYGFTAIIPLGLSIAGLVMANKSMKLYRLNPEEFSESSRSNVSIARVLNIISIILNGLFLLIVIGALAFLGVAGMTGAFDDLTNDAYSTDNNWEYEDDFNDDVFIEEEVDSISTDSIFLNEVFPERDSIE; the protein is encoded by the coding sequence ATGCAAAATAAATTACCTGCAGATCCGTCTGCATTAATATTAGGAATCGTTGGCCTCGTGATAGGTATTGCTGGTTGCTGTTGTTATGGATTTACCGCAATAATACCATTAGGATTGAGTATCGCAGGACTTGTAATGGCAAATAAGAGCATGAAACTCTATCGCTTAAACCCAGAAGAATTTTCTGAGTCTAGCAGGAGTAACGTTTCCATAGCACGAGTTCTTAATATTATTTCTATCATTTTAAATGGGTTGTTCTTACTTATCGTGATAGGAGCGCTTGCATTTTTAGGAGTTGCTGGTATGACAGGAGCATTTGATGATCTTACAAATGATGCATACAGTACAGATAACAACTGGGAATACGAAGATGACTTTAATGATGATGTTTTTATAGAAGAAGAAGTAGATTCTATAAGTACAGATTCTATTTTCTTAAATGAAGTGTTTCCAGAAAGAGATAGTATTGAGTAA